The proteins below are encoded in one region of Meriones unguiculatus strain TT.TT164.6M chromosome 18, Bangor_MerUng_6.1, whole genome shotgun sequence:
- the LOC110564180 gene encoding olfactory receptor 4K14-like produces MEEVNQTVVSEFIFQGLCTSKEIQIFLLLPFFILYLMTVVGNIFVVIIIVIDHHLHSPMYFLLANLSFIDLCLSSVTTPKLITDLLKDNKTISFGGCMSQILCVHFFGGGEMVLLVTMAYDRYVAICRPLHYSSIMNRQKCIWLVLISWIIGFVHAVSQLILILELPFCGPRVIDSFFCDIPLVLKLACTNTDTLGTVINADSGVVATTCFILLLISYTYILLTVQLQSKDSTSKALSTCTSHIIVVVLFFGPCIFIYLWPVSITWVDKFLAVFYTVITPLLNPAIYTLRNKDIKNVIKKLKNHF; encoded by the coding sequence ATGGAAGAAGTGAATCAGACTGTGGTGTCTGAGTTCATCTTTCAGGGACTTTGTACTTCAAAAGAAATTCAGATCTTCCTCCTGCTGCCATTTTTCATCCTCTACCTGATGACTGTGGTAGGCAACATCTTTGTCGTGATAATAATTGTCATTGATCATCATCTCCACTCACCCATGTACTTTCTGTTAGCTAATCTCTCTTTCATTGACCTCTGTCTTTCCTCAGTAACTACCCCCAAACTGATCACAGACCTCCTAAAAGATAATAAAACCATTTCCTTTGGGGGTTGCATGAGCCAGATCCTCTGTGTGCACTTCTTTGGAGGAGGTGAGATGGTGCTTCTGGTAACAATGGCCTATGACCGGTATGTGGCCATTTGCAGGCCACTCCACTACAGCAGCATCATGAACAGACAGAAGTGCATCTGGCTCGTTTTGATATCGTGGATCATTGGATTTGTACATGCCGTGAGTCAACTGATTCTGATTTTGGAGCTACCTTTCTGTGGTCCTAGAGTGATAGACAGCTTTTTCTGTGATATCCCTTTGGTGCTGAAATTAGCCTGCACGAACACTGACACTCTGGGAACTGTGATAAATGCTGACAGTGGTGTTGTAGCTACAACTTGCTTTATTCTCTTGCTTATCTCTTACACTTATATCTTACTAACTGTTCAGCTTCAATCTAAAGACAGCACATCAAAGGCACTCTCTACTTGTACATCTCACATCATAGTGGTTGTACTGTTTTTTGGACCCTGCATTTTCATCTATCTGTGGCCAGTCAGCATCACTTGGGTGGACAAGTTTCTTGCCGTGTTTTACACAGTCATCACACCTCTCCTGAACCCAGCTATCTACACACTGAGAAATAAAGACATCAAGAATGttataaagaagctgaaaaatcacttttaa
- the LOC110564182 gene encoding olfactory receptor 4K3-like yields MEETNQTVVSGFILQGLCTSQEIQVFLLLPFSILYLMNVVGNIFVVILIIVDHRLHSPMYFLLANLSFIDLCLSSVTTPKLITDLLKDTKTISFGGCMSQILCVHLFVGGEMVLLVTMAYDRYVAICRPLHYSSIMNRQKCIWLVLISWIIGFVHAVSQLILVLELPFCGPRVIDSFFCDIPLVMKLGCTNTDTLEIVIKSDSGVVATTCFILLLISYTYILLTVQRHSKDGSSKALSTCTSHIIVVLLFFGPVIFIYLWPVNIAWVDKFLAVFYSVITPILNPAIYTLRNKDIKNAIRKVMNHI; encoded by the coding sequence ATGGAAGAAACAAACCAGACTGTGGTGTCTGGATTTATTCTGCAGGGACTTTGTACCTCACAGGAAATACAGGTCTTCCTCTTACTACCATTTTCCATCCTCTACCTGATGAATGTGGTAGGCAATATCTTTGTCGTGATATTAATCATCGTTGATCATCGTCTCCACTCACCCATGTACTTTCTGTTAGCTAATCTTTCTTTCATTGACCTCTGTCTTTCCTCGGTAACTACCCCCAAACTGATCACAGACCTCCTAAAAGACACTAAAACCATTTCCTTTGGGGGTTGCATGAGCCAGATCCTCTGTGTGCACTTATTTGTAGGAGGTGAGATGGTGCTTCTGGTAACAATGGCCTATGACCGGTATGTGGCCATCTGCAGGCCACTCCACTACAGCAGCATCATGAACAGGCAGAAGTGCATCTGGCTCGTTTTGATATCGTGGATCATTGGATTTGTACATGCCGTGAGTCAACTGATTCTGGTTTTGGAGCTACCTTTCTGTGGACCTAGAGTGATAGACAGCTTTTTCTGTGATATCCCTTTGGTGATGAAATTAGGCTGCACGAACACTGACACTCTGGAAATTGTAATAAAATCTGACAGTGGTGTTGTAGCTACAACTTGCTTTATTCTCTTGCTGATATCTTACACTTACATTCTATTAACTGTTCAACGTCACTCTAAAGATGGCTCATCAAAAGCACTGTCTACATGTACATCCCATATTATAGTAGTTTTACTGTTCTTTGGGCCAGTCATTTTTATCTATCTGTGGCCAGTTAACATTGCTTGGGTAGACAAATTTCTTGCAGTATTTTATTCAGTAATCACACCAATTCTAAATCCAGCCATCTATACATTGAGAAATAAGGACATCAAGAATGCCATAAGGAAGGTGATGAATCACATCTAA
- the LOC110564183 gene encoding olfactory receptor 4F21-like, with product MDKLNDTVVLEFVLVGLSGSWKTTVFLITAFFLLYIGIILGNLFIIFLVIIDSHLQSPMYFLLANLSLLDVGLSSTTVPKMISDLLKDKRVISFHSCMAQICFIHIMGGVEMVLLIAMAFDRYTAICKPLRYLSIMNPRICISFVVAGWVTGVVHALSQFSFVINLPFCGPNKVDSFYCDFPRIIQLACTDGDKFEFVVAANSGFMTMGTFFLLLLSYVFILVTVWKKSSGDLSKALVTLSAHITVVVLFFTPCMFLYVWPFPSSSVDKYLFIADFAITPALNPVIYTLRNKDIKEAIRKLSKQRCFIRIF from the exons ATGGATAAGCTAAATGACACTGTAGTTCTGGAGTTTGTGTTGGTGGGACTTTCCGGTTCTTGGAAAACTACAGTTTTTCTCATAACTGCCTTCTTTTTGCTCTACATAGGCATCATCCTGGGAAATCTTTTCATTATCTTTTTGGTAATTATTGACTCCCATTTACAGTCTCCTATGTACTTTCTTCTGGCCAACCTGTCCCTCCTGGATGTAGGACTTTCCTCTACCACAGTGCCCAAGATGATCTCAGATTTATTGAAAGACAAAAGAGTAATTTCTTTCCACAGTTGCATGGCTCAGATCTGTTTCATCCACATCATGGGAGGAGTGGAGATGGTGCTGCTCATAGCCATGGCATTTGACAGGTACACAGCCATCTGTAAGCCTCTCCGCTACTTGAGCATCATGAACCCTAGAATATGCATTTCATTTGTGGTTGCTGGCTGGGTCACTGGAGTGGTCCATGCCCTCTCACAGTTCTCTTTTGTCATAAACCTGCCTTTTTGTGGTCCCAACAAAGTAGACAGCTTTTACTGTGACTTCCCTCGAATCATACAACTCGCATGCACAGATGGAGACAAGTTTGAGTTTGTTGTTGCTGCCAACAGTGGCTTCATGACTATGGGGactttcttcctgcttctcctctcCTATGTGTTCATTTTGGTCACAGTCTGGAAAAAGTCTTCAGGGGACTTGTCAAAGGCACTTGTCACTCTGTCAGCTCACATCACTGTGGTGGTTCTTTTTTTCACTCCATGCATGTTTCTCTATGTGTGGCCTTTCCCAAGTTCATCAGTTGACAAATACCTGTTTATCGCTGACTTTGCTATCACACCTGCCCTGAATCCTGTCATCTATAC ATTAAGGAACAAAGATATAAAGGAAGCCATAAGAAAGCTTAGCAAGCAGAGATGTTTCATCAGAATTTTCTGA
- the LOC110564181 gene encoding olfactory receptor 4K14-like, giving the protein MEDTNQTIVSEFILQGLCTSKKLQTFLLLPFSILYLVTVVGNIFIVTVIITDHRLHSPMYFLLANLSFIDLCLSSVNTPKLTIDLLKDNKFISFGGCMSQILGVHFFGGGEMVLLVTMAYDRYVAICRPLHYSSIMDRQKCIWLVLISWIIGFVHAVSQLILILELPFCGPRVIDSFFCDIPLVMKLACMNTDTLEIVIKSDSGVLATTCFILLLISYTYILLTVQRHSKDGSSKALSTCSSHIIVVVLFFGPIIFIYLWPVNITWVDKFLAVFYTVLTPLLNPAIYTLRNKDIKNAIKKLINHM; this is encoded by the coding sequence ATGGAAGACACTAACCAGACCATAGTGTCTGAGTTTATTTTGCAAGGACTTTGTACTTCAAAAAAACTTCAGACATTCCTCCTGCTACCATTTTCCATCCTCTATCTGGTAACTGTGGTAGGCAACATCTTTATCGTGACAGTAATCATCACTGATCATCGTCTCCACTCACCCATGTACTTTCTGCTAGCTAATCTCTCATTCATTGACCTCTGCCTTTCTTCAGTAAATACACCCAAACTGACCATAGACCTCTTAAAAGATAATAAATTCATTTCCTTTGGGGGCTGCATGAGCCAGATCCTCGGTGTGCACTTCTTTGGAGGAGGTGAGATGGTGCTTCTGGTAACAATGGCCTATGACCGATATGTGGCCATCTGCAGGCCACTCCACTACAGCAGCATCATGGACAGGCAGAAGTGCATCTGGCTCGTTTTGATATCGTGGATCATTGGATTTGTGCATGCCGTGAGTCAACTGATTTTGATTTTGGAGCTGCCTTTCTGTGGACCTAGAGTGATAGACAGCTTTTTCTGTGATATCCCTTTGGTGATGAAATTAGCCTGCATGAACACTGACACTCTGGAAATTGTAATAAAATCTGACAGTGGTGTTTTAGCTACAACTTGTTTCATTCTCTTGCTCATATCTTACACTTACATTCTATTAACTGTTCAACGTCACTCTAAAGATGGCTCGTCAAAGGCACTGTCTACATGTTCTTCCCATATCATAGTGGTTGTGCTGTTCTTTGGACCCATCATTTTTATCTATCTCTGGCCAGTCAATATCACATGGGTGGACAAGTTTTTAGCTGTGTTTTATACAGTCCTCACACCTCTCCTAAATCCAGCCATCTATACACTGAGAAATAAAGATATTAAGAATGCCATAAAGAAGCTGATAAATCACATGTGA